One segment of Scomber scombrus chromosome 3, fScoSco1.1, whole genome shotgun sequence DNA contains the following:
- the prkar2ab gene encoding protein kinase, cAMP-dependent, regulatory, type II, alpha, B isoform X3 encodes MMSNIEIPAGLKELLQAYTVEVLRRRPPDLVEFAVQHFTRILESQRKDQAAKKHSGKRARKGVTFDTKSDNPTKDDEEEEEEEEEICTTGKFNRRVSVCAEAYNPDDDEDDDTEPRIVYPKTDVQRRRLQDACRDILLFKTLEQEQFSEVLDAMFEVLVKPQEHIIDQGEDGDNFYVIENGVYDIVVQKDGVSVCVGKYDNKGSFGELALMYNTPRAATIIATLEGSLWALDRATFHRLIVKNNAKKRRMYEAFIECVPLLKSLELSERMKIVDVLGARGYKDGDRIITQTKADQQDNTEVEVACCSRGQYFGELALVNNKPRAASVYAVGETKCLVIDIQAFERLLGPCMDIMKRNISQYEDQLVALFGSSVDLKH; translated from the exons ATGATGAGTAACATTGAGATACCCGCTGGTTTGAAGGAGCTGCTACAAGCATACACGGTGGAGGTGCTTCGCCGCAGGCCGCCAGATTTGGTTGAATTTGCGGTTCAGCATTTTACTCGTATTCTGGAGAGCCAAAGGAAGGACCAAGCAGCCAAGAAACACAGTGGCAAACGTGCACGGAAAGGAGTCACTTTTGATACTAAATCAGATAATCCTACCaaggatgatgaagaggaggaggaggaggaggaggagatt TGCACCACTGGTAAATTCAATCGCAGAGTTTCAG TTTGTGCAGAGGCCTACAaccctgatgatgatgaggatgatgacaCAGAGCCTCGGATTGTGTATCCCAAAACAGACGTGCAGCGTCGCAGGCTTCAGGATGCATGCAGagacattttactgtttaaaacaCTTGAACAG GAGCAGTTCTCTGAAGTTTTGGACGCCATGTTCGAGGTGCTGGTCAAACCTCAGGAGCACATCATAGACCaaggagaagatggagacaATTTCTACGTCATTGAGAA TGGTGTGTATGATATTGTAGTGCAGAAGGAcggagtgagtgtgtgtgttggaaagTATGACAACAAGGGCAGTTTTGGTGAACTGGCTCTTATGTACAACACGCCACGAGCTGCCACAATCATTGCGACGCTGGAAGGCTCCCTGTGGGCCCTG GATCGAGCCACATTTCACAGACTGATTGTTAAAAATAATGCCAAGAAAAGGAGGATGTACGAGGCCTTTATTGAGTGTGTTCCCCTTCTGAAGTCTCTCGAG CTTTCTGAGAGAATGAAGATCGTTGATGTTTTGGGAGCACGAGGGTACAAAGATGGAGATCGCATAATAACACAG ACAAAGGCCGACCAGCAAGACAACACAGAGGTCGAGGTGGCTTGTTGCTCTAGAGGACAGTACTTTGGAGAGCTGGCACTGGTCAACAACAAACCTCGTGCAGCATCCGTTTATGCTGTGGGAGAAACCAAATGTTTAG TAATCGACATTCAGGCATTTGAGCGTTTGCTGGGTCCCTGTATGGACATCATGAAGAGAAACATCTCCCAGTATGAAGACCAGCTGGTGGCACTGTTTGGCTCCAGTGTTGATTTGAAACATTAG
- the prkar2ab gene encoding protein kinase, cAMP-dependent, regulatory, type II, alpha, B isoform X4: protein MMSNIEIPAGLKELLQAYTVEVLRRRPPDLVEFAVQHFTRILESQRKDQAAKKHSGKRARKGVTFDTKSDNPTKDDEEEEEEEEEICTTGKFNRRVSVCAEAYNPDDDEDDDTEPRIQFSEVLDAMFEVLVKPQEHIIDQGEDGDNFYVIENGVYDIVVQKDGVSVCVGKYDNKGSFGELALMYNTPRAATIIATLEGSLWALDRATFHRLIVKNNAKKRRMYEAFIECVPLLKSLELSERMKIVDVLGARGYKDGDRIITQGEIADCFYIVESGKVKIMIKSKTKADQQDNTEVEVACCSRGQYFGELALVNNKPRAASVYAVGETKCLVIDIQAFERLLGPCMDIMKRNISQYEDQLVALFGSSVDLKH from the exons ATGATGAGTAACATTGAGATACCCGCTGGTTTGAAGGAGCTGCTACAAGCATACACGGTGGAGGTGCTTCGCCGCAGGCCGCCAGATTTGGTTGAATTTGCGGTTCAGCATTTTACTCGTATTCTGGAGAGCCAAAGGAAGGACCAAGCAGCCAAGAAACACAGTGGCAAACGTGCACGGAAAGGAGTCACTTTTGATACTAAATCAGATAATCCTACCaaggatgatgaagaggaggaggaggaggaggaggagatt TGCACCACTGGTAAATTCAATCGCAGAGTTTCAG TTTGTGCAGAGGCCTACAaccctgatgatgatgaggatgatgacaCAGAGCCTCGGATT CAGTTCTCTGAAGTTTTGGACGCCATGTTCGAGGTGCTGGTCAAACCTCAGGAGCACATCATAGACCaaggagaagatggagacaATTTCTACGTCATTGAGAA TGGTGTGTATGATATTGTAGTGCAGAAGGAcggagtgagtgtgtgtgttggaaagTATGACAACAAGGGCAGTTTTGGTGAACTGGCTCTTATGTACAACACGCCACGAGCTGCCACAATCATTGCGACGCTGGAAGGCTCCCTGTGGGCCCTG GATCGAGCCACATTTCACAGACTGATTGTTAAAAATAATGCCAAGAAAAGGAGGATGTACGAGGCCTTTATTGAGTGTGTTCCCCTTCTGAAGTCTCTCGAG CTTTCTGAGAGAATGAAGATCGTTGATGTTTTGGGAGCACGAGGGTACAAAGATGGAGATCGCATAATAACACAG GGAGAGATCGCTGACTGTTTCTACATTGTGGAATCAGGAAAAGTGAAGATTATGATAAAAAGCAAA ACAAAGGCCGACCAGCAAGACAACACAGAGGTCGAGGTGGCTTGTTGCTCTAGAGGACAGTACTTTGGAGAGCTGGCACTGGTCAACAACAAACCTCGTGCAGCATCCGTTTATGCTGTGGGAGAAACCAAATGTTTAG TAATCGACATTCAGGCATTTGAGCGTTTGCTGGGTCCCTGTATGGACATCATGAAGAGAAACATCTCCCAGTATGAAGACCAGCTGGTGGCACTGTTTGGCTCCAGTGTTGATTTGAAACATTAG
- the prkar2ab gene encoding protein kinase, cAMP-dependent, regulatory, type II, alpha, B isoform X1 — protein sequence MMSNIEIPAGLKELLQAYTVEVLRRRPPDLVEFAVQHFTRILESQRKDQAAKKHSGKRARKGVTFDTKSDNPTKDDEEEEEEEEEIVKCTTGKFNRRVSVCAEAYNPDDDEDDDTEPRIVYPKTDVQRRRLQDACRDILLFKTLEQEQFSEVLDAMFEVLVKPQEHIIDQGEDGDNFYVIENGVYDIVVQKDGVSVCVGKYDNKGSFGELALMYNTPRAATIIATLEGSLWALDRATFHRLIVKNNAKKRRMYEAFIECVPLLKSLELSERMKIVDVLGARGYKDGDRIITQGEIADCFYIVESGKVKIMIKSKTKADQQDNTEVEVACCSRGQYFGELALVNNKPRAASVYAVGETKCLVIDIQAFERLLGPCMDIMKRNISQYEDQLVALFGSSVDLKH from the exons ATGATGAGTAACATTGAGATACCCGCTGGTTTGAAGGAGCTGCTACAAGCATACACGGTGGAGGTGCTTCGCCGCAGGCCGCCAGATTTGGTTGAATTTGCGGTTCAGCATTTTACTCGTATTCTGGAGAGCCAAAGGAAGGACCAAGCAGCCAAGAAACACAGTGGCAAACGTGCACGGAAAGGAGTCACTTTTGATACTAAATCAGATAATCCTACCaaggatgatgaagaggaggaggaggaggaggaggagattgTTA AGTGCACCACTGGTAAATTCAATCGCAGAGTTTCAG TTTGTGCAGAGGCCTACAaccctgatgatgatgaggatgatgacaCAGAGCCTCGGATTGTGTATCCCAAAACAGACGTGCAGCGTCGCAGGCTTCAGGATGCATGCAGagacattttactgtttaaaacaCTTGAACAG GAGCAGTTCTCTGAAGTTTTGGACGCCATGTTCGAGGTGCTGGTCAAACCTCAGGAGCACATCATAGACCaaggagaagatggagacaATTTCTACGTCATTGAGAA TGGTGTGTATGATATTGTAGTGCAGAAGGAcggagtgagtgtgtgtgttggaaagTATGACAACAAGGGCAGTTTTGGTGAACTGGCTCTTATGTACAACACGCCACGAGCTGCCACAATCATTGCGACGCTGGAAGGCTCCCTGTGGGCCCTG GATCGAGCCACATTTCACAGACTGATTGTTAAAAATAATGCCAAGAAAAGGAGGATGTACGAGGCCTTTATTGAGTGTGTTCCCCTTCTGAAGTCTCTCGAG CTTTCTGAGAGAATGAAGATCGTTGATGTTTTGGGAGCACGAGGGTACAAAGATGGAGATCGCATAATAACACAG GGAGAGATCGCTGACTGTTTCTACATTGTGGAATCAGGAAAAGTGAAGATTATGATAAAAAGCAAA ACAAAGGCCGACCAGCAAGACAACACAGAGGTCGAGGTGGCTTGTTGCTCTAGAGGACAGTACTTTGGAGAGCTGGCACTGGTCAACAACAAACCTCGTGCAGCATCCGTTTATGCTGTGGGAGAAACCAAATGTTTAG TAATCGACATTCAGGCATTTGAGCGTTTGCTGGGTCCCTGTATGGACATCATGAAGAGAAACATCTCCCAGTATGAAGACCAGCTGGTGGCACTGTTTGGCTCCAGTGTTGATTTGAAACATTAG
- the prkar2ab gene encoding protein kinase, cAMP-dependent, regulatory, type II, alpha, B isoform X2, with product MMSNIEIPAGLKELLQAYTVEVLRRRPPDLVEFAVQHFTRILESQRKDQAAKKHSGKRARKGVTFDTKSDNPTKDDEEEEEEEEEICTTGKFNRRVSVCAEAYNPDDDEDDDTEPRIVYPKTDVQRRRLQDACRDILLFKTLEQEQFSEVLDAMFEVLVKPQEHIIDQGEDGDNFYVIENGVYDIVVQKDGVSVCVGKYDNKGSFGELALMYNTPRAATIIATLEGSLWALDRATFHRLIVKNNAKKRRMYEAFIECVPLLKSLELSERMKIVDVLGARGYKDGDRIITQGEIADCFYIVESGKVKIMIKSKTKADQQDNTEVEVACCSRGQYFGELALVNNKPRAASVYAVGETKCLVIDIQAFERLLGPCMDIMKRNISQYEDQLVALFGSSVDLKH from the exons ATGATGAGTAACATTGAGATACCCGCTGGTTTGAAGGAGCTGCTACAAGCATACACGGTGGAGGTGCTTCGCCGCAGGCCGCCAGATTTGGTTGAATTTGCGGTTCAGCATTTTACTCGTATTCTGGAGAGCCAAAGGAAGGACCAAGCAGCCAAGAAACACAGTGGCAAACGTGCACGGAAAGGAGTCACTTTTGATACTAAATCAGATAATCCTACCaaggatgatgaagaggaggaggaggaggaggaggagatt TGCACCACTGGTAAATTCAATCGCAGAGTTTCAG TTTGTGCAGAGGCCTACAaccctgatgatgatgaggatgatgacaCAGAGCCTCGGATTGTGTATCCCAAAACAGACGTGCAGCGTCGCAGGCTTCAGGATGCATGCAGagacattttactgtttaaaacaCTTGAACAG GAGCAGTTCTCTGAAGTTTTGGACGCCATGTTCGAGGTGCTGGTCAAACCTCAGGAGCACATCATAGACCaaggagaagatggagacaATTTCTACGTCATTGAGAA TGGTGTGTATGATATTGTAGTGCAGAAGGAcggagtgagtgtgtgtgttggaaagTATGACAACAAGGGCAGTTTTGGTGAACTGGCTCTTATGTACAACACGCCACGAGCTGCCACAATCATTGCGACGCTGGAAGGCTCCCTGTGGGCCCTG GATCGAGCCACATTTCACAGACTGATTGTTAAAAATAATGCCAAGAAAAGGAGGATGTACGAGGCCTTTATTGAGTGTGTTCCCCTTCTGAAGTCTCTCGAG CTTTCTGAGAGAATGAAGATCGTTGATGTTTTGGGAGCACGAGGGTACAAAGATGGAGATCGCATAATAACACAG GGAGAGATCGCTGACTGTTTCTACATTGTGGAATCAGGAAAAGTGAAGATTATGATAAAAAGCAAA ACAAAGGCCGACCAGCAAGACAACACAGAGGTCGAGGTGGCTTGTTGCTCTAGAGGACAGTACTTTGGAGAGCTGGCACTGGTCAACAACAAACCTCGTGCAGCATCCGTTTATGCTGTGGGAGAAACCAAATGTTTAG TAATCGACATTCAGGCATTTGAGCGTTTGCTGGGTCCCTGTATGGACATCATGAAGAGAAACATCTCCCAGTATGAAGACCAGCTGGTGGCACTGTTTGGCTCCAGTGTTGATTTGAAACATTAG